In Acinetobacter piscicola, a single window of DNA contains:
- a CDS encoding lecithin retinol acyltransferase family protein translates to MQIKRFVRYPIGAHLIVKHFGYSHHGIYAGKGRVIHYSGFAHFFKKRPIEVTTLARFARNKKIIIRLYEQPKFRGRHVVRRMRSRMHENNYHLIVNNCEHLCSWAITGVESSPQVVKMMHRLTTIGYVSSIMTYMNGLFLTIATTCFALVLYIKMKLRERAKMDLATYLSLREQQPKK, encoded by the coding sequence ATGCAGATAAAACGTTTCGTCCGATATCCTATTGGTGCTCACCTGATTGTCAAACATTTTGGTTATAGCCATCATGGCATTTATGCTGGCAAAGGCCGTGTTATTCATTATTCGGGTTTTGCCCATTTTTTTAAAAAGCGTCCTATTGAAGTTACAACACTTGCGAGATTTGCACGCAATAAAAAAATTATTATTCGTTTATACGAGCAACCCAAATTTAGAGGTCGTCATGTGGTGCGCCGTATGCGCAGCCGTATGCATGAAAATAACTACCATTTGATTGTGAATAACTGTGAACATCTATGTAGTTGGGCAATCACTGGAGTAGAAAGCAGTCCGCAAGTGGTAAAAATGATGCATCGCCTAACCACCATTGGTTATGTCAGCTCGATCATGACTTATATGAATGGATTATTTCTTACAATTGCAACAACTTGTTTTGCTTTGGTTTTATATATCAAAATGAAGCTGCGTGAACGCGCAAAAATGGATTTAGCCACTTATTTGTCTTTACGAGAACAGCAGCCGAAAAAGTAG
- a CDS encoding phosphodiester glycosidase family protein: MKILTQAERGILAIFALFSLSTTHVQATTEYIKIEKNHQIIADVVRISQLEQLQLFLNNAKQQPYNKIKAVAKDLPQCQLLSFAMNAGMYHSDYSAVGLYIEKSKQFSALNTQTQGFGNFLMQPNGVLAWNKKQASIQTTQKYAQSHFQAEYATQSGPMLVIEGQINRQFLPQSDSLKIRNGVGIKNNQLYFVISRERINFYDFAQIFKHDLNIDQALYLDGSVSSAYIPQVGRSDHRFNLGPIVGFVEQQDCQK, from the coding sequence ATGAAAATTTTAACTCAGGCTGAACGTGGTATTTTAGCAATTTTTGCGCTATTTTCACTGTCGACTACCCATGTTCAAGCCACAACTGAATATATTAAAATTGAAAAAAATCATCAGATTATTGCTGATGTTGTACGTATTTCGCAGTTGGAGCAGCTTCAATTATTTTTAAATAATGCAAAACAACAGCCTTATAATAAGATTAAAGCCGTGGCGAAAGATTTACCGCAATGTCAGTTGTTAAGTTTCGCGATGAATGCAGGGATGTACCATTCAGACTATTCTGCTGTAGGTTTATATATTGAAAAGTCAAAACAATTTTCTGCACTGAACACTCAAACCCAAGGATTTGGTAATTTTTTAATGCAACCGAATGGCGTTTTAGCTTGGAATAAAAAGCAGGCCAGCATTCAAACCACACAAAAATATGCACAATCTCACTTTCAAGCTGAATATGCAACGCAATCGGGGCCTATGTTGGTGATTGAAGGTCAAATTAACCGTCAATTTTTACCACAATCAGACTCTTTAAAAATTAGAAATGGTGTGGGTATCAAAAATAATCAGCTTTATTTTGTGATTAGCCGCGAGCGTATTAATTTTTATGATTTTGCACAGATTTTTAAACATGATTTAAATATTGATCAGGCATTGTATTTAGATGGTTCAGTATCAAGTGCGTATATTCCCCAAGTCGGACGTAGTGATCATCGTTTTAATTTAGGGCCTATCGTTGGGTTTGTAGAGCAGCAGGATTGTCAAAAATGA
- a CDS encoding NADH:ubiquinone reductase (Na(+)-transporting) subunit F, with the protein MTYQVTIEPIGMTIEVEEDQTILDAALRQGVWLPFACGHGTCGTCKVQVTDGFFDIGEASLFALMDIEREENKVLACCCKPESDMVIEADVDEDDDFLGYLVEDYQAKVIEIKDLSPTIKGIRLEIDRPMQFQAGQYVNIQLPDIEGTRAFSIANSPNEEGIIELHIRKVAGGAATTYVHDNLQEGDEIDLSGPYGQFFVRKSDDRGVIFIAGGSGLSSPQSMILDLLESGDERIIYLFQGARDVAELYNREIFENLMKEYSNFRYIPALNAPKDEDQWTGFTGFVHEAVADYFENKCSGHKAYLCGPPPMIDAAISTLMQSRLFEKDIHTERFLSAADGANEQSRSALFKHI; encoded by the coding sequence ATGACTTATCAAGTGACCATTGAACCGATTGGCATGACCATTGAGGTAGAGGAAGATCAAACCATTTTAGATGCAGCTTTACGTCAAGGTGTCTGGCTGCCTTTTGCTTGCGGACACGGTACTTGCGGAACCTGTAAAGTACAAGTGACGGATGGTTTCTTTGATATTGGTGAAGCCTCTCTTTTTGCACTGATGGACATTGAGCGTGAGGAAAATAAGGTTTTGGCATGTTGCTGCAAACCTGAGTCTGACATGGTGATTGAGGCAGATGTCGATGAAGATGACGATTTCTTAGGCTATTTGGTGGAAGACTACCAAGCCAAAGTCATCGAAATTAAAGACCTTTCGCCAACCATTAAAGGCATCCGTTTGGAAATTGACCGTCCTATGCAATTTCAGGCAGGTCAATACGTCAATATTCAATTGCCTGATATTGAAGGCACACGTGCATTTTCGATTGCCAATTCACCCAATGAAGAAGGCATCATCGAGCTGCATATCCGCAAAGTTGCAGGCGGTGCAGCAACCACTTATGTGCATGACAATCTGCAAGAAGGTGATGAAATTGATCTTTCAGGTCCTTATGGTCAATTCTTTGTGCGTAAATCGGATGATCGTGGTGTAATTTTCATTGCAGGTGGTTCAGGTCTGTCGAGTCCGCAATCCATGATTCTAGATTTACTCGAATCTGGTGATGAACGCATTATTTACCTGTTCCAAGGTGCACGTGATGTTGCTGAGCTATATAACCGTGAAATTTTTGAAAATTTAATGAAAGAATATTCAAATTTCCGTTATATCCCTGCTTTAAATGCGCCTAAAGATGAAGACCAATGGACAGGTTTTACAGGTTTTGTGCATGAAGCTGTTGCTGATTATTTTGAAAATAAATGCAGTGGACATAAAGCCTATTTATGTGGTCCACCGCCCATGATTGATGCGGCAATTTCCACCCTGATGCAAAGCCGTTTATTTGAAAAAGACATTCATACCGAGCGTTTTTTAAGTGCGGCGGATGGTGCCAATGAGCAATCACGTTCAGCATTGTTTAAGCATATTTAA
- a CDS encoding phenol hydroxylase subunit P4, protein MPVQAIQANYEFEARDQQKNYGDNILIYVGWDHHTLFCAAHALLVSPKQTLKDLIDQQITGGFHQHPEFEQIDWANVQFTLNRQRIANDFSKTLEELGFDHKSLLRFVTPNLNGYNGSHV, encoded by the coding sequence ATGCCAGTACAAGCCATTCAAGCCAACTACGAATTTGAAGCACGCGATCAGCAAAAAAATTATGGCGATAATATTTTAATTTATGTGGGTTGGGATCATCACACTCTGTTTTGTGCCGCACATGCCCTGCTTGTGTCGCCAAAACAAACTTTAAAAGACTTGATTGATCAACAAATTACAGGCGGTTTTCATCAACATCCTGAGTTTGAACAAATTGATTGGGCAAATGTGCAATTCACCTTAAACCGTCAACGCATTGCCAATGATTTTTCTAAAACTTTAGAAGAATTGGGCTTTGACCATAAATCACTTCTACGCTTCGTGACGCCAAATCTCAATGGCTATAACGGCAGTCATGTTTAA
- a CDS encoding aromatic/alkene/methane monooxygenase hydroxylase/oxygenase subunit alpha — MNTDVKNTKTAAKTATKKLNAKDRYRMLTRDLDWDFSYADRKDAFPYEEFEGIKITDWSKWEDPFRLTMDSYWKYQAEKEKKLYAIFDAFAQNNGQLNVSNERYLNAIKLFLTAVTPLEYQAYQGYAHVGRQFSGIGARIASQMQSIDELRHVQTQIHAMSHYNKFFDGFQDWAHMHDRVWYLSVPKSFFEDARSAGPFEFLLAISFAFEYVLTNLLFVPFMSGAAYNGDMATVTFGFSAQSDEARHMTLGLEIVKFLLEQHEDNVPIVQEWIDKWFWRGTRLLSIVGMMMDYMLPNKVMSWKEAWETYFEEAGGALFKDLSRYGIRMPKYSEVIEKEKEHVSHQAWWIFYNFGHAAGFHTWIPTDEEMDWLSEKYPDTFDKYYRPKWELARKMEAEGKRFYSDGLPQLCQICQVPMTFTEMDGDPTMFSYRDSIYKGERYHTCSDGCHDIFEREPEKYIQAWLPVNQILQGNCGGPDLESILRDYYNFNVGADNLDIEGSPDQERWKKWKGAV; from the coding sequence ATGAATACTGATGTTAAAAATACTAAAACTGCTGCAAAAACAGCAACAAAAAAACTGAATGCCAAAGACCGCTATCGCATGCTAACCCGTGATCTGGACTGGGATTTTTCCTATGCAGACCGTAAAGATGCTTTTCCTTATGAAGAATTTGAAGGCATTAAGATCACCGATTGGTCAAAGTGGGAAGACCCTTTCCGTTTAACCATGGATTCTTACTGGAAATACCAAGCGGAAAAAGAGAAAAAACTGTATGCCATTTTTGATGCCTTCGCACAAAATAATGGGCAATTGAACGTTTCCAATGAACGTTATTTAAATGCGATTAAACTATTTTTAACTGCTGTAACACCGCTCGAATATCAAGCTTATCAAGGCTATGCACATGTAGGTCGTCAATTTAGCGGCATTGGTGCACGTATTGCCTCACAAATGCAATCGATTGATGAACTGCGCCACGTACAAACCCAAATCCATGCGATGAGCCATTACAACAAGTTCTTTGATGGCTTCCAAGATTGGGCACATATGCATGACCGTGTTTGGTATTTATCTGTACCAAAATCATTCTTTGAAGATGCACGTTCAGCAGGGCCATTTGAATTTTTATTGGCAATCAGCTTTGCCTTTGAATATGTCCTGACTAACTTATTGTTCGTTCCTTTCATGTCGGGAGCAGCTTACAACGGCGATATGGCAACCGTGACTTTCGGTTTCTCTGCACAGTCAGATGAAGCACGTCACATGACGCTTGGTTTGGAAATTGTCAAATTCTTACTTGAACAACATGAAGACAACGTACCAATCGTACAGGAATGGATTGATAAATGGTTCTGGCGTGGTACGCGTTTACTTTCAATTGTCGGCATGATGATGGACTATATGCTGCCAAACAAAGTGATGTCGTGGAAAGAAGCTTGGGAAACTTATTTTGAAGAAGCAGGCGGTGCATTGTTCAAGGACTTGAGTCGTTACGGTATCCGCATGCCGAAATACTCAGAAGTCATTGAAAAAGAGAAAGAACACGTTTCACATCAAGCGTGGTGGATTTTCTATAACTTCGGACATGCAGCAGGTTTCCATACTTGGATTCCAACCGATGAAGAAATGGATTGGCTTTCTGAAAAATACCCTGACACATTTGACAAATACTATCGTCCAAAATGGGAATTGGCACGCAAAATGGAAGCCGAAGGCAAACGCTTCTATAGCGATGGCTTACCACAACTGTGTCAAATCTGTCAGGTTCCAATGACCTTTACCGAAATGGATGGCGACCCAACCATGTTCAGCTATCGTGATTCGATCTATAAAGGCGAGCGTTATCACACCTGTTCAGATGGCTGTCATGACATTTTTGAACGTGAACCTGAGAAATATATTCAGGCATGGTTACCTGTCAACCAAATTCTACAAGGCAACTGTGGTGGTCCTGACTTAGAAAGCATATTACGTGACTACTACAACTTTAATGTTGGTGCAGACAACTTGGATATCGAAGGCTCGCCTGACCAAGAACGTTGGAAAAAATGGAAAGGCGCTGTTTAA
- a CDS encoding MmoB/DmpM family protein produces the protein MTSKVYLALQDNDTSRYIIEAIEQDNPEATIQYLPAMIRVESVSELVIRAETVSEKLGQDWDIQELQLNMITLGGNVDEDDDTFTLKWN, from the coding sequence ATGACATCAAAAGTTTATTTAGCACTACAAGACAACGATACTTCACGCTACATCATTGAAGCGATTGAACAAGATAACCCTGAGGCAACAATTCAGTACCTCCCTGCCATGATTCGTGTGGAAAGCGTCAGTGAATTGGTGATTCGTGCCGAAACTGTTTCTGAAAAACTCGGACAGGACTGGGACATTCAGGAATTACAACTCAACATGATCACATTGGGTGGCAACGTCGATGAAGATGATGACACCTTTACACTGAAATGGAATTAA
- a CDS encoding aromatic/alkene monooxygenase hydroxylase subunit beta, which yields MTLEIKTSNVAPIRQTYAYIERRFGHKPATRYQEVSFDIQGAANFHYRPLWNPSKTLNDPSYTALHMQDWYVFKDPRQFYYGAYVQHRARLQDVAESNYAFFEKRHLVENISDEIKEKIITCLLPFRYVEQTANLHMMSGSAYGYGTVITQACMFAAMDRLGMAQYISRIGLLLDGNTGESLQQAKNAWMNDAAWQPLRKLCELSLTEQDWFKLFVLQNLLIDSLMQSLVYGQFDQLLVKNGARDVAMLTEFMQDCLSDLRKWSDPVFKLAIAESEENKALIQNWVTELLPQVQEAFSAWATLAFNDAEIEQGLAVIAERSKKAGLADIFNLA from the coding sequence ATGACTTTAGAAATTAAAACGTCCAATGTCGCGCCAATTCGCCAAACTTATGCGTATATCGAACGCCGTTTTGGTCATAAGCCTGCGACACGTTATCAAGAAGTCAGCTTTGATATTCAAGGTGCAGCCAACTTCCATTATCGTCCTTTATGGAATCCGTCAAAAACCTTAAATGACCCAAGCTATACCGCGCTACACATGCAAGACTGGTATGTATTTAAAGACCCACGCCAATTTTATTATGGCGCTTATGTACAACACCGTGCGCGTTTACAGGATGTGGCTGAAAGCAATTATGCATTCTTTGAAAAGCGTCATTTGGTGGAAAATATCAGTGATGAAATCAAAGAAAAAATCATCACTTGTCTATTGCCTTTCCGCTACGTTGAACAAACGGCAAATCTGCACATGATGTCAGGCAGTGCCTATGGTTATGGCACAGTGATTACCCAAGCCTGTATGTTTGCAGCCATGGATCGCCTTGGTATGGCACAGTACATTTCCCGTATTGGTCTATTGCTAGATGGCAATACAGGTGAGTCTTTGCAACAAGCAAAAAATGCTTGGATGAATGATGCCGCTTGGCAACCCCTCCGTAAACTGTGTGAACTCAGCCTGACTGAACAAGACTGGTTCAAACTGTTTGTGCTGCAAAACCTATTGATTGATAGCTTAATGCAAAGTCTGGTTTACGGACAATTCGACCAACTCTTGGTTAAAAATGGCGCGCGTGATGTGGCAATGCTGACTGAGTTTATGCAGGACTGTTTAAGCGATTTACGTAAATGGTCAGACCCTGTATTCAAACTGGCAATTGCTGAATCAGAAGAAAACAAAGCTCTGATCCAAAATTGGGTTACTGAACTGTTACCACAAGTCCAAGAAGCTTTCAGCGCATGGGCAACTTTAGCCTTTAATGATGCCGAAATCGAACAAGGACTGGCTGTAATTGCTGAACGCAGTAAAAAAGCGGGTTTAGCTGACATTTTCAATCTTGCATAA
- a CDS encoding phenol hydroxylase subunit produces MNQTPQLQDQLTKYIRVTGDRNAKFVEFDFAIQDPTLFVELVLPQQAFQHFCEINQVVEMTEAQKAWNDAQEDKWRYGEESDVLNPIAQHALKQDQ; encoded by the coding sequence CCTCAACTTCAGGATCAACTCACCAAATACATTCGTGTTACAGGTGACCGCAATGCCAAATTTGTTGAATTTGACTTTGCCATTCAAGACCCGACGCTTTTTGTCGAATTGGTTTTACCGCAACAGGCATTTCAACATTTTTGTGAAATTAACCAAGTGGTTGAAATGACGGAAGCACAAAAAGCATGGAATGACGCCCAAGAAGACAAGTGGCGTTATGGCGAAGAATCCGATGTGTTAAATCCGATTGCGCAACACGCACTGAAGCAAGACCAATAA